From one Drosophila subpulchrella strain 33 F10 #4 breed RU33 chromosome 3L, RU_Dsub_v1.1 Primary Assembly, whole genome shotgun sequence genomic stretch:
- the LOC119554780 gene encoding microspherule protein 1, with protein sequence MEVNRITVSGSSVVPVTAPNPPAVPASPAPAASTLIQVGVSPATTTIPTLAATTTTTTVGSTANISAVISTPLRNPPIQNLPIELQNDQKRRSSSRTIKRKRFDDEIVEYNIAVPTNRGGTDANRSSRPRTTSQNYPALVGVPHTTLAPLNIPISTPETPQTPGSVDSLLPGTPSTPASLPLATPTTPAPLATPLPAPAPIVASTVVHPKPPAMERPSTSERRSRPVRPASKKSQRRNGRPMGQMATKDLGRWKPIDDLALIIGIQQTNDLRIIHRGVKFSCKFTLQELQQRWYALLYEPAVSRIAVSAMRNLHPELVESVQRKALYSVQEEDLLGTIKSTEQPKVEQFQELLDKNASIFYCARTAKSLHNHWLLLKQYSLLPDQSVKPLYGMDQQPISFSDAEDQIFEHDLNEPRDEALEMERALADRRNKRDIRLLENELSRWGVLVDSVLSPTAASEFDNQTLACLCGHHVRYLMRSKEITFGRDAKDCVVDVDLGLEGPAAKISRRQGTIKLRSNGDFFIANEGKRAIFIDGTPLLSGNKARLAHNCTVEISGLRFTFLVNYELINAIRQESAKTSNPLN encoded by the exons ATGGAGGTAAACAGGATCACCGTTAGCGGGAGCAGTGTAGTGCCCGTCACCGCCCCCAATCCCCCCGCAGTGCCCGCTAGCCCCGCGCCAGCTGCGAGCACACTAATCCAAGTAGGCGTGtcgccagcaacaacaaccatACCGACGTTAGcagccacaacaacaacaacaacggtgGGAAGTACAGCTAACATTTCAGCTGTAATTTCGACACCACTACGAAATCCTCCGATTCAAAATCTGCCGATTGAGCTGCAGAACGATCAAAAGCGAAGAAG TTCATCGCGGACGATTAAACGGAAGCGTTTTGATGACGAAATAGTCGAGTACAATATCGCAGTGCCCACAAATCGCGGCGGAACGGACGCCAATCGCAGCAGCAGACCGCGGACCACTTCCCAAAACTATCCCGCTTTGGTGGGCGTGCCGCACACCACGTTAGCACCTCTAAACATACCAATTTCCACGCCGGAAACGCCTCAGACGCCGGGCTCCGTGGATTCCCTGCTACCCGGGACACCCAGTACTCCTGCCTCACTGCCcctggccacgcccaccacgCCGGCTCCTCTGGCCACGCCCCTTCCCGCTCCAGCCCCAATTGTTGCATCAACCGTAGTGCATCCCAAGCCACCGGCCATGGAGCGTCCTTCGACCAGCGAACGGCGCTCGCGTCCAGTGCGTCCGGCCAGCAAGAAATCGCAGCGCCGGAATGGTCGTCCCATGGGCCAGATGGCCACCAAGGATCTGGGCCGCTGGAAGCCCATCGACGACCTGGCCCTGATCATCGGCATCCAGCAGACCAACGATCTGAGGATTATCCATCGTGGCGTAAAGTTCTCCTGCAAGTTTACCCTGCAGGAACTCCAGCAGCGTTGGTATGCCTTGCTCTATGAGCCGGCGGTGTCCAGGATCGCCGTGTCCGCCATGAGGAACCTGCATCCGGAGCTGGTGGAGTCCGTTCAGCGCAAGGCTCTGTACAGCGTGCAGGAGGAGGATCTTCTGGGCACCATTAAGAGC ACGGAGCAACCCAAGGTGGAGCAGTTCCAGGAGCTCCTGGACAAGAATGCCTCCATCTTCTATTGCGCCCGCACTGCCAAGTCTCTGCACAACCATTGGCTACTCCTCAAGCAGTACAGTCTGCTGCCGGATCAGTCTGTGAAGCCTCTTTACGGCATGGACCAGCAGCCAATCAGCTTCTCGGACGCAGAGGATCAGATCTTCGAGCATGACCTCAACGAGCCGCGTGACGAGGCTTTGGAGATGGAGAGAGCTCTAGCAGATCGTCGCAACAAACGTGATATACGCCTGCTGGAGAACGAGCTTTCGCGCTGGGGCGTTTTAGTTGATTCCGTGCTTAGTCCAACGGCCGCCTCCGAGTTCGACAACCAGACGCTGGCCTGTCTGTGCGGCCACCATGTGCGCTACCTTATGCGCTCCAAGGAGATCACATTTGGGCGCGATGCCAAGGACTGCGTGGTGGATGTGGACCTGGGACTCGAAGGGCCGGCTGCGAAGATCTCGCGACGCCAGGGAACGATCAAATTGCGCAGCAATGGCGACTTCTTCATCGCCAACGAGGGCAAGAGGGCCATCTTTATAGACGGCACTCCCTTGCTGTCGGGCAATAAAGCCCGGCTGGCACACAACTGCACTGTGGAAATCTCGGGGCTGCGCTTCACCTTCCTGGTCAACTACGAGCTGATCAACGCCATCCGCCAGGAGAGCGCCAAGACATCGAATCCCCTCAACTAG